A genomic segment from Bubalus bubalis isolate 160015118507 breed Murrah chromosome 5, NDDB_SH_1, whole genome shotgun sequence encodes:
- the LOC102404626 gene encoding toll/interleukin-1 receptor domain-containing adapter protein isoform X3 yields MASSTSSPAPGSRSKKPLGKMADWFRQALARKPTKMPVSPESALSDVSHPSSPDSPPSLGSSSEVSPIPAPSHGGADGGGGSSSGSSSGGRWSKDYDVCVCHSEEDLAAAQELVSYLEGGAASLRCFLQLRDATPGGAIVSELCHALSSSHCRVLLITPGFLRDPWCRYQMLQALSEAPGAEGRTIPLMSGLSRAAYPAELRYMYFVDGRGPEGGFRQVKEAVMR; encoded by the coding sequence ACTGGTTCAGGCAGGCCCTGGCGAGGAAGCCCACGAAGATGCCCGTCTCCCCAGAAAGCGCCCTCAGTGACGTTTCACACCCGAGCTCACCGGACagccccccatccctgggctccAGCTCAGAGGTGTCTCCCATCCCTGCACCTTCGCACGGGGGCGCTGACggtggcggcggcagcagcagcggcagcagcagcggcggccgCTGGAGCAAGGACTATGATGTATGCGTGTGCCACAGCGAGGAGGACCTGGCGGCCGCCCAGGAGCTGGTCTCCTACCTGGAGGGCGGCGCCGCCAGCCTGCGCTGCTTCTTGCAGCTTCGCGACGCCACCCCCGGCGGCGCCATCGTGTCCGAGCTGTGCCACGCGCTGAGCAGCAGCCACTGCCGCGTGCTGCTCATTACCCCCGGCTTCCTCCGGGACCCGTGGTGCAGGTATCAGATGCTGCAGGCGCTGAGCGAGGCCCCAGGGGCCGAGGGCCGCACCATCCCCCTGATGTCCGGCCTCAGCAGAGCCGCCTACCCCGCCGAGCTCCGATACATGTACTTCGTGGACGGCCGCGGTCCCGAAGGTGGCTTCCGCCAAGTCAAGGAGGCTGTCATGCGGT
- the LOC102404626 gene encoding toll/interleukin-1 receptor domain-containing adapter protein isoform X4, with protein MPVSPESALSDVSHPSSPDSPPSLGSSSEVSPIPAPSHGGADGGGGSSSGSSSGGRWSKDYDVCVCHSEEDLAAAQELVSYLEGGAASLRCFLQLRDATPGGAIVSELCHALSSSHCRVLLITPGFLRDPWCRYQMLQALSEAPGAEGRTIPLMSGLSRAAYPAELRYMYFVDGRGPEGGFRQVKEAVMRYLQTLG; from the coding sequence ATGCCCGTCTCCCCAGAAAGCGCCCTCAGTGACGTTTCACACCCGAGCTCACCGGACagccccccatccctgggctccAGCTCAGAGGTGTCTCCCATCCCTGCACCTTCGCACGGGGGCGCTGACggtggcggcggcagcagcagcggcagcagcagcggcggccgCTGGAGCAAGGACTATGATGTATGCGTGTGCCACAGCGAGGAGGACCTGGCGGCCGCCCAGGAGCTGGTCTCCTACCTGGAGGGCGGCGCCGCCAGCCTGCGCTGCTTCTTGCAGCTTCGCGACGCCACCCCCGGCGGCGCCATCGTGTCCGAGCTGTGCCACGCGCTGAGCAGCAGCCACTGCCGCGTGCTGCTCATTACCCCCGGCTTCCTCCGGGACCCGTGGTGCAGGTATCAGATGCTGCAGGCGCTGAGCGAGGCCCCAGGGGCCGAGGGCCGCACCATCCCCCTGATGTCCGGCCTCAGCAGAGCCGCCTACCCCGCCGAGCTCCGATACATGTACTTCGTGGACGGCCGCGGTCCCGAAGGTGGCTTCCGCCAAGTCAAGGAGGCTGTCATGCGGT